From Lysobacter lycopersici:
GCTCGAAGCCTGCTGCGCGCTCGGTGCCCGGCGCGCCCGTGCCGGCGAATTCAGCGAACGCGCCTGGGAAAACGGCCGCCTCGACCTCGCGCAAGCCGAAGCCGTCGCCGACCTGATCGCCGCCGCCGACCTGCGCGCGGCGCGCGCGGCGCGGCGTTCGCTGGAAGGCGAATTCTCGCAACGCGTCGATGCGCTCGCGCACACGCTGATTGCGCTGCGCGTGCAACTGGAAGCTTCGATCGATTTCAGCGACGAAGAACTCGATGCCGACGGTGAAGCGGCATTGCGCCGACGCCTCGATGCCGCGCGCGGACAACTCGCTGCATTGCTTGCCGCTGCGGAGCAGGGCAGGCGCCTGCGCGACGGTCTGCACGCGGTGATCGTCGGCCCTCCGAACGCGGGCAAGAGCTCGCTGTTGAACGCGCTTGCCGGCAGTGATCGCGCGATCGTCACCGACATGCCCGGCACTACCCGCGACCTGCTGCAGGAAACCATCCGCGTCGACGGGATCGAACTGACCCTGGTCGATACCGCCGGCCTGCGCGAGCAGGGCGATGCGATCGAACGCGAGGGCATGCGTCGTGCCCGCAACGAACTCGCGCGCGCCGATGCCGCGCTGGTCGTGCTCGACGCGCGCGATCCGGAGGCGGGGCGCGCTGCCGTCGAAAGCGCGCTCGCAGGCGTCCCCGAGGTCGTCTGGCTGCTCAACAAGCGCGATCTGTTGCCGTCCGCACCGGCGGCGGGGTCGGAGGGGCTCCTCGTCTCCGCGCGAACCGGCGAAGGCCTCGAAGCCTTGCATGCGCGGCTGCGGAGCCTGGCGGGCGGCGGCGGGGAAGGGGCATTCAGCGCGCGCGCGCGCCACGTCGAAGCGCTGCGCCACGCGCACGGCCTGCTCGGCGAAGCCGCCGCCGGGTTCGCCTCGGCGCGGCCCGAACTCGCCGCGGACAGCCTGCGCCGCGCCCACGATGCGCTTGGCGAGATCACCGGCCGCGTGCTCCCGGATGCGCTACTCGGTCACATTTTCGCGACCTTCTGCATCGGGAAATGAGCGAAAACTGCCTGATCCGGGGCCGAGCAGTTGACAAATCCCGCCCGCTGACGCGTCCTAATGGGTGGAGGCGTCCGTAGGACGCAACGGGGGAGTGGTGCAGATGTCGAAGTCGAAACAGGTTCCGCGGCGGCCGGACATGCGGCTCGTCGCCGGGGTGATGCTGGTGTGCGCGCTGGCCGCGTGCAAGAAGGACAACACGGCCGAACAGGCCGGGCCGGCGGCCACGCAAGAGGCTGCACAGGCCGTCGCGCCGCCGCCGGTGGCGGTTTCCGCCGAGGTCGCGGCGATGGGCGCGGAACAGCTGCGCGAAGCGGCCAGCGCCGCATTGCGCGAGCAACGCCTGTACGCGCCGGCCGGCAACAACGCGATGGAGTACTACCTCGCGTTGCGCGACAAGTCGCCGAACGATCCGGCGGTGGCGAGTGCGCTCACCGACCTGATGCCGTACACGCTGATCGCGACCGAACAGAGCATCAACCGCGACGATTTCTCGGAGGCGCAACGCCTGTACGCGCTGATGGAGAAGACCAATCCGCAAGCGCCGGCGCTGCCGCGCCTGAAGCAGAGCATCGCCGACGCGCAGGCCAGCCTCGCCCAGCGCACCGCCGATGCCGCGGCCAAGACCGAGGAGGACGCCAAGAAACAGGCCGACCTCGAGAAGCAGCGCCTGGCCGACCAGCAGAAACTGCAACAGCAGGCCGCGCAGCAGTTGGCCGCGCAGCAGGCCGCCGATGCCAAGGCCGCGGCGGACAAAGCCGCCGCCGACAAGGCCGCGGCGGACAAGGCTGCCGCCGACAAGGCCGCGGCGGATCGCGCCGCCGCGCAACGCACCGCGCAACAGCAAAGCGCGCCGGCGCAGGCGTCGTCGAACGACCTGCGTCCGATCAGCACGCCTTCGCCACGCTATCCGCCGGAGGCATATCGCGACGGCACCGCCGGCGAGGTCCAGGTCGAATTCACCGTCGGCACCGATGGCTCGGTGACTTCGGCGCGCGTGGTGCGCGCCGATCCTCCGCGCGTGTTCGACCGCGAGGCCTTGAACGCGGTCAAGCGCTGGAAATTCCAGCCGGTGAGTTCCCCGGTGACCAGCCGCCGCACCATCGGCTTCAACCCCGGCGGTTGATCCCGGGAAGCGGTCACGAAAAAGCCCGGCATTGCCGGGCTTTTTCTTTGCTCGGGTAGCGCAGGCCTCAGGCCGAGATCGCGAGCTTCTCCTGTCGGTAGCGGCGCACGGCCGCGTACCACAACAGCGCGGCCACGCCGAAGCCCGCGCCCAGGTACACCAGCCATTCCATCGGTGCGATCGCCTCGCCGCGCACCACCTTCACGATCGCCTGGTTCTGCGACAGGAACGGCACCGCGAACATCCACAACTGGTTCTTGACCGGGTGGATCAACAGCAGGATCGACGGGAGCATCGGCACCAGCATCAGCACCGAGAGGAAGCTCTGCGCTTCCTTCACCGATTTCGCGCCCGAGGCGATGAAGGTGAGCAGCGCGTTGCCGAGCGCCACCATCGGCGAAATGATCAGCAGCAGCTCGAGGATGGCGAACGCGCTCAGGCTCAATTGCCGGCCCATGCCTTCGGACAGCTGCCCGCCGACCTTGAATGCGAGCAGGCTGAGGAACAGCGAGGCCATGCCGAGCAGGCAGGCGGCGAGGATCTTGCCGCTGACGATGGCGCTGCGCGGCGCCGGCGTCGCCAGCAAGGGTTCCAGCGACTGGCGTTCGCGTTCGCCCGCGGTCGCGTCGATCACCAGCGCGGCGCCGCCGAGGAAACCGCTGATCAGCAACAGGTAGGGAATGAAGAACGTCGCCAGCGACTTGCGCGCTTCCGGCAACGACAAGTCCTTGTCCGCCACCGCCAGTGGCGAGGCGACGCCGGGATTGATGCCGCGCGCGAGCAGGCGCAGCGCGCCGACCTGCTGGCCGTAGAGCTTCAGCGCGGACTGCACGCGCGCCACCGGGATCGCCGCGTCCTGGCGCGTGCTGTCGCTGACGACCTCGACCAGCGCCGGCTCGCCCTTCGCCCAGTGCTCGTCGAACTTGTCGTCGATGCGGATGTACACGTCCTCGTTCTGCGCGCGGATGGCGGCGTCGGGATCGGCGACTTGCTTGCGCGCGATACCCTGTCCGGCCAGCCACGCGACCAGGTTGGGCGCGCGTTCGGCGCCGACGATGGCGACCGCGAGCGGCTTCTCCATCTCCGACTTGGCCTTGCTTTCGCCCATCTGCTGCATGCCGATCATCAGGATCGGGCCGAGCAGCGGCGAGAACAGCAAGGCCAGCATCAGCGTGCGGCGGTCGCGCGAAAGCTCGCGCAATTCCTTGAACAACACGGTCAGCATGTTCTTCATGCGTGCAGCCCCTCTTCGCTGCCGATCAGTTTCACGAACGCGTCCTCGAGGTTGTCCGCGCCGGCATGCGCGCGCAATTCCCCCGGCGTGCCTTGCGCGACCACGCGGCCGTGCGCGATGACCACGATGCGATCGCAGAGCGCGGCGACCTCCTGCATGATGTGGCTGGAGAAGATCACGCAACGACCTTCCGCGCGCAGCTGCTTCAGGAACGCGCGCAGGCCGCGCGTGGTCATCACGTCCAGGCCGTTGGTGGGCTCGTCGAGGATGACGTTGCGCGGGTCGTGCACCAGCGCGCGCGCGATCGCGGTCTTGGTGCGTTGGCCCTGCGAAAATCCTTCGGTCTGGCGATCGAGGAAATCCTCCATCTGCAGCGCTTCGGCCAGCACCCGCGTGCGTTCGGCGATGTCGCCCGGCGACAGGCCGTGCAGCTCGCCGAAGTAGGCGATGTTCTCGCGCGCGGTCAGGCGCTTGTACACGCCGCGTGCGTCCGGCAGCACGCCCAGCGCGCGCCGCGCCGCGACCGCGTCGGCGGCGACGTCGCGGCCATCGACCAGCACGCGCCCGGTTTCGGGCCGCATCAGCGTGTACAGCATGCGCAAGGTCGTGGTCTTGCCGGCGCCGTTGGGGCCGAGCAGGCCGGTGATCTCGCCGTCGCGCGCCTCGAACGACACGTCGTCGACGGCGATGACGCGCTGTTTGTCCTTGCCCTTGCCGGGGAAGGTCTTGCGCAGGTGTTCGGCGACGATCATGGCTGCCATCCGTTGAAGGAAGTGAAGGGTTGCGCGTAGGCGAGGGTGTCGAGGCACTTCGCATCGAGCGTCTTCGCGTTCGCGTCCTGCAGGAATTGCGCGAACAGCTTGGGCATGCAGCCGGCGCCGATCACGTTGTGGCCCTGGCCGCGCAGCACCAGCAGCCGGCCGTTCGGGAGCGTGCGCACGACTTCCTCGCCGTAGCGCGGCGGGGTGACCGGGTCGAACTCGCCTTCCAGCACCAGCGCGGGCACCCTGGTCGCGAGCGGCTTGTGGAAATCCGCGGGCATGTCGCCCCTGGGCCAGACCTTGCAGATCGCCGCCATCGCCTCGGTCATGCCGTTGCCGAGCAGCGTGTCCGCGTCCTCCTTGCGCGCGACCATGCTGTCGGCGTCCTCGCTGCAGACCACCGACATCTGCATGCCCATCGCCATTGCGTCCTTCATCTCGCCCTGCATCATGCGGCTGAGCGCTGCGAGGTTTTCGTAATGGCCTTCGTTGGCGTCGTGGATCAGCACCGGCAGGATGGTCGCGACCAGCGGCATGTAGGCATACATTCGCACCATGCCTGCGATGCGGTCGGGCGACAGCGTGTCCTCGCGCCATTCGCCGGTTCCGGCGTCGCGGTAGCGCACCGTCGGCGGGCTCGTGCGCAATGTCGCCATCAGCTTCGACAGTTCGGCTCGCGGCTCGCCGACGCGCGCCTTGCACGCCGGCGCTTCCGTGCATTGCGCGAACTGCAGCGCAAGCGCGTCGTCGAGGTTGCGGGCGAAGATGTTGCCGAGGCCGAGCGTGTTGGGCACGGTCGAATCGAGCACGATGCTGCGGGTCGAGGCCGGATGGCGCATCGCGTATTGCTGCGCGACGCGGGTGCCGTAGCTGATGCCGATGAGGTTGAGCTGCGCGACGCCCAGCGCCGTGCGCACGTCCTCGAGGTCGGCGATCGCGTCGGTGGTGGTGTAGAAGCGCAGGTCGGCGTTCTTCGACAATTCGGCGATGCAGCGTTGCGCCATCGCCACCGCGGCGGCGGTCGAGGCATCGGTTTCGTCCGCGTCGCCGCTGTCGCAGGAAAGCAGGTTCGAACCGCCGGTGCCGCGCTGGTCGACCAGCACCACGTTGCGGTGCTTGAGCACGTCGCCGAACGCCCCCGCGACCTGCGGGTAACTGTCGCGCGCGGACTGGCCGGGGCCGCCGGCGAGCATGAACACCGGGTCGTCCGCGACCTCGCCGTTGTCGCTCGCGGGAACCCAGGCGATGGCGAGCGCGAGCTTGCGGCCATTCGGTTGCGCGCGATCTTCCGGCACCGACAGCGTGCCGCACTGCGCTTCCACGCTGAGCGCGCCGTATTGCGGCGCCAGCGTGCAGGGATGGAAGGCGATGCGGCCGTACATGCGCGGTTTCGCCGGCGGCGCGGCGGTGGCGGCTTTCGTGGTCGTCGGCTTGCCGGGCGCATCGACCGCGTGGTGCGTGCGGTACCAGCTCCATCCCAACCAGCCCAGCGCGGCCACGGCCACGCCGATGCGGAAAATGTTGCGCGGTGACATCCGGGAGACTCCTGTTGCGAAAGGGTTAGCGCTGACCGTCGCCGTGCGGGCGGCGGCGCGCGCGGACGAGGAACACGATGCCCAGCGCGATGAATGTGGGCGCGAGCATGGTGAAAACGATCATCTTCGTCGCCACGCCCACGCCGAGGAACGCGACGCCGCTACCGAGGAAGGCGATGCCGGACCCTTGCAGTTGGCGCTCGCGGTTCTCGTCGTGGCCGGAAGCCGGTCGTTCGTTCGTGGACAAGGCAGGCCTCAGGCGTGGTCGGGGAGGAAGATGCGTTCGATCGACTGTCCGAACAGCTTCGCGATGCGGAACGCCAGCGGCAGGCTCGGGTCGTACTTGCCGGTCTCGATCGCGTTGATGGTCTGGCGCGAGACGTCGAGCCGCTCGGCCAGCTCGCCCTGCGACCAGCCGCGGCGTTCCCGCAGTTCGCGCACCCGGCTTTCCATCAGCCGTAGCGCCGCGAGACCACGGCCTTGACCACGCCGTAGGCGAGGCAGGTCAGCGGGAACACCCACAGCATCGCGTCGGCGGCGCGCACGTCGATCACGCGCGCGGCCTGCAGGAAGCCGCCGGTGAGGTAGGCGAAGGACACGAACGCGCTGGAGAAGGCCACCGCCTCGAGTTCGATCCGGCGTTGCAGTTCGTCGGCATCGCGGATGAAACGCATGATCGCGCGCAACGCGAACGCGATCGGCGGCAGCGGCAGCAGCGCGACCAGGGCGCGGAGCGCCGGCGCGTCGACCCGCTTCAGCAGCCACAGCGAAAGGAACACGAGCACGACGTAGGCCGACATCGGCGGCAGGAATTCGCGGAAATAGCGGCGGCGAAGCGTCGGCGTGGAGGCGTCGCAGGCGTCCGGCGCGAACCATCGGAAGGCGGCGCCGAACAGGCAGCCCGCGCCCATGCCGTACAACATGCCGTCGAGCGTGTCCGATATCGGCAGTACGCGCGGCAGGCCCGCGGCGCAGGCGAACAGCACGACGGCGGCGATCAGGAAATTGCGCGAAGCCCGGGGCACGGCGGTGGTCTGTCAAGGAAAGTTGACAGGCACGATAGGCGCGGGATTCCGGGTTGTCAAGCGTGCTTGACAGAGGAAGCTGAAAAGCTGGATCCCGTGTCAACGGCCATCCATGGCCTGCACGGGATGACGGCATCCTGCCGTCACTTGTTGCTGACGTACTTCTCGCGGCGGATGTGCGGCACCGGCAGGTTCGCGGCCTTCAGCGCCTCGAAGCAGGCATCGACCATGTTCGGGTTGCCGCACAGGTAGGCGATGTCGCCTTCCGCGTCCGGCGCGAATTCGGCCAGTGCGTTCTGCACGTAGCCGTGGCGCACGTCGTCGTGCGCGAGCGCGGAACCGGCTTCGGGCAATTCGCGCGACAGGCAGGGGACGTAGCGGAAATTCGGTTGCGCATCGGCGAACGCGCGGAACTCGTCGCCGTACAGCAATTCGCCGGGATTGCGCGCGCCCTGCAGCAGCACGACTTCGACACCGCGTTCGCGCATCAGCGTTTCGAGCTGGGGCAGCATCGCCCGGTACGGGGTGATGCCGGTGCCGGTGCCGATAAGCAGGTAGCGGCGGTTCGCATCGCCCGGAAGCAGGCAGAAACGGCCGTAGGGACCGCTGGCGTCGATCGTGCCGCCTTCGGCCAGGCCTTCGAACAGCGCGGTCGCGGCGCCGCCGGGCACATAGCTCACCGCGATTTCGACGGTTTCGCCCGCGCCCAGCACATGGTCGTGGATGGTCGCGAGCGAATAGCTGCGCCGCGCCGGGCTGCCGTCGGCGTACTGGAAATGCACCTGGATGAACTGGCCGGGGATGTAGTCCAGCGGCTGGCCGTCGTCGCGTCGGAACGATAGGTGGGCCACGCTCGGCGCGATCATCCGGCGCGCGGTCAGTTTCAGCGGGAAGTGAACGATGGCCACGCGGTTTCGCCCGGAAATTGCAACGCAGCGTGGCGGGAGCGCCCGCATGCGGGCGCCTATACTAACCGCTCCGTTCCCCTGTCCGCGCCGCCGCGGAGCCCCCCGATGAACGATTCCAACGCGCCCGCACTGCGCGTGCGCGACCTGCGCAAGACCTACGACAACGGCGTGGAGGCGTTGAAGGGCGTCTCGCTCGACGTGCAGCCCGGCGATTTCTACGCCCTGCTGGGGCCCAATGGCGCCGGCAAGTCGACCCTGATCGGCATCGTCAGCTCGCTGGTCAATAAGACCTCGGGCGAGGTCTCGGTGTTCGGCACCGACATCGACGCCGACCGCGACGCCGCGATGCGCCTGATCGGCCTGGTGCCGCAGGAAATCAACTTCAACATGTTCGAGAAGCCGCTGGACATCTGCGTGAACTACGCGGGTTTCTACGGCGTGCCGCGCGCGCAGGCGCTGGTCCGCGCCGAGGAGGTGCTGCGTGGCGCGCAGCTGTGGGACAAGGCCGACAAGATGAGCCGCACGCTCTCGGGCGGCATGAAGCGGCGGCTGATGATCGCCCGGGCGATGATGACCCAGCCGCGCCTGCTGATCCTCGACGAGCCCACCGCCGGCGTCGACATCGAGATCCGCCGCGGCATGTGGAAGACCCTGCGCGAGATCAATGCCGCCGGCACCACGATCATCCTCACCACGCATTACCTGGAGGAAGCGGAGAGCCTGTGCCGCAACCTCGCGATCATCGACCACGGCCGCATCGTCGAGCGCGGGCCGATGAAGTCGCTGCTGGCGATGCTCGACGTCGAAGGCTTCCTGTTCGACATCGAAGGCGCGGTTCCCGCCGCGTTGCCGACCATCGAAGGTGCGACGCTCATCGCTGCCGACGGCCATACCCTCGACCTCGACATGCCGCGCGCGATGGACCTGAACCGCGTGTTCGCCGCGTTCGAAGCCGCCGGCATCCGCGTGCGTTCGATGCGCACCAAGACCAACCGCCTGGAGGAATTGTTCGTGCGCCTCACCAGCAAGCAGGATCACGCCGATCAGGAGCGGGCGGCATGAGCGCGCAATCGCTGGAAACGACGCCGGTCGCCGACCGCAACCTGGTCGCGCTCGGCACCATCGTGCGCCGCGAGGTGATGCGCATCCTGCGCATCTGGGGCCAGACCCTGATGCCGCCCGCGATCACCATGACCCTGTACTTCCTGATCTTCGGCGGCCTGATCGGCTCGCGCGTCGGCACCATGGACGGCATCCGCTACATGGATTTCATCGTCCCCGGACTTGTGATGATGAGCGTGATCCAGAACAGCTACGGCAACATCTCCAGCTCGTTCTTCGGCGCCAAGTTCGGCCGCCACGTCGAGGAACTGCTGGTCAGCCCGATGCCGAACTGGGTGATCCTCACCGGCTACGTCGCCGGCGCGGTGCTGCGCGGGATCATGGTCGGCGCGATCGTGCTGTGCATCGCGATGCTGTTCACCAAGGTGCGCGTGCCGCATCCGCTGGTGATGGTGTCGTCGGTGCTGCTGGGCGCGACCATCTTTTCGCTCGCCGGCTTCGTGAATGCCGTGTACGCGAAGAAGTTCGACGACATCGCCATCGTCCCGACCTTCATCCTTACGCCGCTCACGTACCTGGGCGGCGTGTTCTATTCGGTGAAGTTGCTGCCCGGCCCGGCCGAAGCCGCGACCCATCTCAACCCGATCTTCTACATGGTCAACGCGTTCCGCTACGGCCTGCTCGGCGTCAGCGACGTGCCGTTGTGGATCGCCTACTCGCTGATGCTCGCCTTCGTCGTC
This genomic window contains:
- the mnmE gene encoding tRNA uridine-5-carboxymethylaminomethyl(34) synthesis GTPase MnmE, which codes for MHERDTIAAIASAAGRGGIGIVRLSGPRARHIAERICKRGLRPRQAHHVRFHDREGAVVDDGIALLFVAPASYTGEDVVELQAHGSPVVLHEMLEACCALGARRARAGEFSERAWENGRLDLAQAEAVADLIAAADLRAARAARRSLEGEFSQRVDALAHTLIALRVQLEASIDFSDEELDADGEAALRRRLDAARGQLAALLAAAEQGRRLRDGLHAVIVGPPNAGKSSLLNALAGSDRAIVTDMPGTTRDLLQETIRVDGIELTLVDTAGLREQGDAIEREGMRRARNELARADAALVVLDARDPEAGRAAVESALAGVPEVVWLLNKRDLLPSAPAAGSEGLLVSARTGEGLEALHARLRSLAGGGGEGAFSARARHVEALRHAHGLLGEAAAGFASARPELAADSLRRAHDALGEITGRVLPDALLGHIFATFCIGK
- a CDS encoding energy transducer TonB, with translation MSKSKQVPRRPDMRLVAGVMLVCALAACKKDNTAEQAGPAATQEAAQAVAPPPVAVSAEVAAMGAEQLREAASAALREQRLYAPAGNNAMEYYLALRDKSPNDPAVASALTDLMPYTLIATEQSINRDDFSEAQRLYALMEKTNPQAPALPRLKQSIADAQASLAQRTADAAAKTEEDAKKQADLEKQRLADQQKLQQQAAQQLAAQQAADAKAAADKAAADKAAADKAAADKAAADRAAAQRTAQQQSAPAQASSNDLRPISTPSPRYPPEAYRDGTAGEVQVEFTVGTDGSVTSARVVRADPPRVFDREALNAVKRWKFQPVSSPVTSRRTIGFNPGG
- a CDS encoding ABC transporter permease codes for the protein MKNMLTVLFKELRELSRDRRTLMLALLFSPLLGPILMIGMQQMGESKAKSEMEKPLAVAIVGAERAPNLVAWLAGQGIARKQVADPDAAIRAQNEDVYIRIDDKFDEHWAKGEPALVEVVSDSTRQDAAIPVARVQSALKLYGQQVGALRLLARGINPGVASPLAVADKDLSLPEARKSLATFFIPYLLLISGFLGGAALVIDATAGERERQSLEPLLATPAPRSAIVSGKILAACLLGMASLFLSLLAFKVGGQLSEGMGRQLSLSAFAILELLLIISPMVALGNALLTFIASGAKSVKEAQSFLSVLMLVPMLPSILLLIHPVKNQLWMFAVPFLSQNQAIVKVVRGEAIAPMEWLVYLGAGFGVAALLWYAAVRRYRQEKLAISA
- a CDS encoding ABC transporter ATP-binding protein, with the protein product MIVAEHLRKTFPGKGKDKQRVIAVDDVSFEARDGEITGLLGPNGAGKTTTLRMLYTLMRPETGRVLVDGRDVAADAVAARRALGVLPDARGVYKRLTARENIAYFGELHGLSPGDIAERTRVLAEALQMEDFLDRQTEGFSQGQRTKTAIARALVHDPRNVILDEPTNGLDVMTTRGLRAFLKQLRAEGRCVIFSSHIMQEVAALCDRIVVIAHGRVVAQGTPGELRAHAGADNLEDAFVKLIGSEEGLHA
- a CDS encoding alpha/beta hydrolase; this encodes MSPRNIFRIGVAVAALGWLGWSWYRTHHAVDAPGKPTTTKAATAAPPAKPRMYGRIAFHPCTLAPQYGALSVEAQCGTLSVPEDRAQPNGRKLALAIAWVPASDNGEVADDPVFMLAGGPGQSARDSYPQVAGAFGDVLKHRNVVLVDQRGTGGSNLLSCDSGDADETDASTAAAVAMAQRCIAELSKNADLRFYTTTDAIADLEDVRTALGVAQLNLIGISYGTRVAQQYAMRHPASTRSIVLDSTVPNTLGLGNIFARNLDDALALQFAQCTEAPACKARVGEPRAELSKLMATLRTSPPTVRYRDAGTGEWREDTLSPDRIAGMVRMYAYMPLVATILPVLIHDANEGHYENLAALSRMMQGEMKDAMAMGMQMSVVCSEDADSMVARKEDADTLLGNGMTEAMAAICKVWPRGDMPADFHKPLATRVPALVLEGEFDPVTPPRYGEEVVRTLPNGRLLVLRGQGHNVIGAGCMPKLFAQFLQDANAKTLDAKCLDTLAYAQPFTSFNGWQP
- a CDS encoding helix-turn-helix transcriptional regulator; this encodes MESRVRELRERRGWSQGELAERLDVSRQTINAIETGKYDPSLPLAFRIAKLFGQSIERIFLPDHA
- a CDS encoding ferredoxin--NADP reductase, whose amino-acid sequence is MAIVHFPLKLTARRMIAPSVAHLSFRRDDGQPLDYIPGQFIQVHFQYADGSPARRSYSLATIHDHVLGAGETVEIAVSYVPGGAATALFEGLAEGGTIDASGPYGRFCLLPGDANRRYLLIGTGTGITPYRAMLPQLETLMRERGVEVVLLQGARNPGELLYGDEFRAFADAQPNFRYVPCLSRELPEAGSALAHDDVRHGYVQNALAEFAPDAEGDIAYLCGNPNMVDACFEALKAANLPVPHIRREKYVSNK
- a CDS encoding ABC transporter ATP-binding protein — translated: MNDSNAPALRVRDLRKTYDNGVEALKGVSLDVQPGDFYALLGPNGAGKSTLIGIVSSLVNKTSGEVSVFGTDIDADRDAAMRLIGLVPQEINFNMFEKPLDICVNYAGFYGVPRAQALVRAEEVLRGAQLWDKADKMSRTLSGGMKRRLMIARAMMTQPRLLILDEPTAGVDIEIRRGMWKTLREINAAGTTIILTTHYLEEAESLCRNLAIIDHGRIVERGPMKSLLAMLDVEGFLFDIEGAVPAALPTIEGATLIAADGHTLDLDMPRAMDLNRVFAAFEAAGIRVRSMRTKTNRLEELFVRLTSKQDHADQERAA
- a CDS encoding ABC transporter permease, with translation MSAQSLETTPVADRNLVALGTIVRREVMRILRIWGQTLMPPAITMTLYFLIFGGLIGSRVGTMDGIRYMDFIVPGLVMMSVIQNSYGNISSSFFGAKFGRHVEELLVSPMPNWVILTGYVAGAVLRGIMVGAIVLCIAMLFTKVRVPHPLVMVSSVLLGATIFSLAGFVNAVYAKKFDDIAIVPTFILTPLTYLGGVFYSVKLLPGPAEAATHLNPIFYMVNAFRYGLLGVSDVPLWIAYSLMLAFVVALASLGLWLLKRGVGLRS